The Candida dubliniensis CD36 chromosome 2, complete sequence genome contains a region encoding:
- a CDS encoding endoribonuclease, putative, which produces MKFIGLISGGKDSFFNIHHCISQGHELVALGNLYPEKSDEIDSFMFQTVGHDVIDYYSQCLDVPLYRQPILGKSANQHLEYSVTENDEIEDLYKLLSKIVDAHPDAEGVSCGAILSHYQRTRVENVCDRLGLTSLTYLWQRNQYDLMKEMCESGLDARIIKVAAIGLTKNHLGKSISELFPTLIKLNQMYEVHICGEGGEFETIVLDCPFFKKKKLVITQQDIVEHSSDVFYLRIKVELADKDDTFEFKPLESLPLLEEEFEDIANSCPKADIGLAGLSIDSKRIVPKMEFTSTMSTLYISNLTSLKSTIEDQTEDIFQQLDKLLGEHNLTVNDIQHITLLLSDMSNFAKVNKLYGAVFKDIYLPPSRICIETDVESIQLSCIVLKQIQPKTGIHIRSRSYWGPQNIGPYSQSIVNTQPSYKTATLSGQIPLIPATMNISDKSIVFDSALSLQHLVRVKNLVNVKQFASIVCFISDESYVPIVRSCWDDLENKGNLVIVTVRGLPRGAKVEWGGLSLENITDLYDDYCSDSESEACDVQVSQFEKFDESCIVQVGKKGDFSVITLFTSDSDVVKSLSTFKGYRQLICHPKDYIDSRGDYLPVKTVFDHKGKNHKYAVILKIETDRIS; this is translated from the coding sequence atgaaattcaTTGGGCTCATATCCGGTGGTAAAGATtcctttttcaatataCATCACTGTATTTCACAAGGTCATGAGTTGGTAGCATTGGGAAATTTGTATCCTGAGAAATCCGATGAGATAGATTCATTTATGTTTCAGACTGTGGGGCATGATGTAATTGACTATTATAGCCAATGTCTCGACGTCCCACTTTATAGACAGCCAATACTTGGAAAGTCAGCAAATCAACATTTGGAATATCTGGTGAcagaaaatgatgaaattgaagacTTATATAAACTACTATCTAAGATAGTGGATGCTCATCCTGATGCGGAAGGAGTAAGCTGCGGGGCAATTCTATCTCATTATCAAAGAACACGAGTTGAAAATGTTTGTGACAGGTTGGGCTTGACTTCATTGACTTACTTATGGCAAAGGAACCAATACGACTTAATGAAAGAAATGTGTGAAAGTGGGTTAGATGCAAGGATTATTAAGGTTGCAGCAATTGGACTTACAAAGAATCATTTAGGCAAGAGTATATCTGAATTATTCCCGACTTTGatcaaattaaatcaaatgtaCGAGGTTCATATTTGTGGCGAAGGTGGGGAGTTTGAAACAATTGTATTAGATTGTCCgtttttcaaaaagaagaaacttGTTATCACCCAGCAAGATATAGTCGAACATAGTAGTGATGTATTTTACTTGAGGATAAAAGTTGAATTGGCCGATAAAGATGACacatttgaattcaaacCACTCGAAAGTTTGCCTTTattggaagaagaatttgaagatattGCAAATTCATGTCCAAAGGCTGATATAGGTTTGGCTGGATTACTGATTGATAGCAAAAGAATTGTACCAAAGATGGAATTTACATCTACGATGAGTACACTTTATATCTCCAACTTGACATCATTGAAATCAACTATTGAGGATCAAACAGAAGATatatttcaacaattggaTAAGCTTCTTGGTGAACACAATTTGACAGTTAATGATATACAGCATataacattattattatcagaCATGTCTAACTTTGCAAAAGTTAATAAGCTTTATGGGGCTGTGTTTAAGGATATATATCTACCACCATCCAGAATTTGTATTGAAACAGATGTCGagtcaattcaattatcCTGTATTGTTCTCAAACAAATACAACCAAAAACAGGAATTCATATTCGTTCAAGATCGTATTGGGGTCCACAAAACATAGGCCCATACTCACAGAGCATTGTCAATACTCAGCCATCTTATAAGACTGCAACGTTATCGGGACAAATACCTTTAATCCCTGCAACAATGAATATATCAGATAAGTCAATAGTATTTGACTCAGCATTATCATTACAGCATTTAGTGCGAGTAAAGAATTTGGTTAATGTGAAACAGTTTGCTCTGATTGTATGTTTTATTTCGGATGAATCATATGTCCCAATTGTCAGATCGTGCTGGGATGATTTGGAGAATAAAGGTAATTTAGTGATTGTTACTGTTCGAGGATTACCTCGTGGAGCTAAAGTGGAATGGGGAGGTTTAAGCCTTGAAAATATTACTGACCTATATGATGACTATTGTAGTGATTCCGAAAGTGAAGCCTGTGATGTTCAGGTTTCTCAATTcgaaaaatttgatgaatctTGCATTGTTCAAGTGGGAAAGAAAGGTGATTTTTCAGTGATTACATTATTCACATCAGATTCAGATGTGGTAAAGAGCTTGTCTACATTTAAAGGTTATCGACAACTCATTTGTCATCCCAAGGATTATATTGATTCCAGGGGTGATTACTTACCGGTGAAAACTGTTTTTGACCACAAAGGGAAGAATCATAAATATGCagtgattttgaaaatagaGACAGATAGAATCagttaa
- a CDS encoding glucosamine 6-phosphate n-acetyltransferase, putative (Similar to S. cerevisiae GNA1;~In S. cerevisiae: evolutionarily conserved glucosamine-6-phosphate acetyltransferase required for multiple cell cycle events including passage through START, DNA synthesis, and mitosis; involved in UDP-N-acetylglucosamine synthesis, forms GlcNAc6P from AcCoA.;~In C. albicans: glucosamine-6-phosphate acetyltransferase; enzyme of UDP-GlcNAc biosynthesis; required for viability in absence of GlcNAc supplementation; required for persistent infection and wild-type virulence in mouse systemic infection.) has protein sequence MSLPQGYTFRKLKLTDYDNQYLETLKVLTTVGEISKEDFTELYNHWSSLPSIYHPHVITNASGIVVATGMLFVEKKLIHECGKVSHIEDISVAKSEQGKKLGYYLVTSLTKVAQENDCYKVILDCSPENVGFYEKCGYKDGGVEMVCRF, from the coding sequence ATGCTGTTGCCACAAGGTTATACATTCagaaaactaaaacttACTGATTAtgataatcaatatttagAAACTTTAAAAGTTTTGACCACAGTCGGTGAAATTTCCAAAGAGGACTTTACTGAATTGTATAATCATTGGTCATCCTTGCCTTCTATTTATCATCCTCATGTAATCACTAATGCTTCAGGTATAGTGGTGGCTACTGGAATGTTGTTTGTGgagaaaaaattgatacaTGAATGTGGTAAAGTTAGTCATATTGAAGATATTTCAGTTGCTAAATCTGAACAAGGTAAAAAATTGGGATATTATTTAGTCACTTCATTGACCAAAGTTGCTCAAGAAAATGATTGTTACAAAGTCATCTTAGACTGTTCTCCTGAGAATGTTGGCTTTTATGAAAAATGTGGTTATAAAGATGGTGGCGTTGAAATGGTATGTAGATTCTAG
- a CDS encoding basic helix-loop-helix transcription factor (spliced gene;~Similar to S. cerevisiae INO4;~In S. cerevisiae: transcription factor required for derepression of inositol-choline regulated genes involved in phospholipid synthesis;~has not so far been described in C. albicans): MSSHSSSPDTTTIPEQNTTSNETGSGKQGRKKTKSSVLSDEQKKAHHIASEQKRRENIRAEFDKIVSLTPNLNESENRSELNILTKSADYIDYLRDENIKLIEACRQKGISIPPNLIYSGPKNDGSDIAK; encoded by the exons ATGTCATCTCATAGCAGTTCACCagatacaacaacaataccTGAACAAAATACAACTTCAAATGAAACAGGATCTGGCAAGCAAGGTAGGAAAAAGACAAAGTCATCTGTTTTATCAGATGAGCAAAAGAAA GCCCATCATATTGCTTCAGAACAGAAAAGGAGGGAGAATATCCGTGCAGAATTCGATAAAATAGTATCGTTAACTCCTAATCTAAATGAGCTGGAAAATCGGTCGgaattaaatatattaacCAAAAGTGCCGActatattgattatttgagAGATGAGAAcattaaattgattgaagcATGTCGTCAGAAAGGTATAAGCATACCACCTAATTTGATATATTCAGGACCAAAGAACGATGGAAGCGATATCGCAAAATAA
- a CDS encoding glycosyl hydrolase precursor, putative (1 probable transmembrane helix predicted for ZZZ3520 by TMHMM2.0 at aa 5-27;~Similar to S. cerevisiae MNL1;~In S. cerevisiae: alpha mannosidase-like protein of the endoplasmic reticulum required for degradation of glycoproteins but not for processing of N-linked oligosaccharides.), which produces MLFGVFHNYIFLVIILSLKVILIHAYSPYNSSFTPDHIRYLQNETQALFDHAWQSYMKHAFPFDEITPISCEPLGPDFDNYENTVRNDARGNISSMVLDNIDTLIIFERWDELEYILQYLSDNKQDFFNQDTIVQVFETCIRHLGGLLSGHLLLTDITNKPITLSNKYQPLHKISEKYNGFLLEMAHDLGLRLIPSYQTSITNIPLPRINLAYGLKKVPPKLQRDACTSGVMTPVLEFTLLSRLTGDRQFEYYSQLSFWKLWSSKSALNLLPMTIDPIANQWKDSITGVGASIDSFYEYAAKSAILFNDDYMWTVFKSSYRALLTHSAQGGKGTMIFPNVGIYDGVVFSPWIDSLGAFWSGLQVLTGQLQDAIKTHVVYLKIWDFFDSIPERWIYNHEHYQKNKAKRHKKRFKAEDSIDLEWYPLRPEFIESTYYLYRATKDPMYLQIGERVLNLLRDRYQAPCGLSGLQDVRTAERQDRMESFVVGETLKYLYLLFDTKDEIFLHNTTIMQNKNWIFSTEAHPLWLNKKIDLIGDSLTQSSNEISSKLGGKPFHKNSLKSEKELLKVPNSAFIRNITLPQPELVDIEGITEDVSHIAKKSPFAGRFDTCQLNPWHKSPDSFLESSYYKWPYLFNADYAFENSLKKPRYLSQTNLDGSYIELTKEFYNKFTMFTSAANLICPRTSTTTVYEVFWGDIKQCEYTEVSEIYHTRFSNESLMAPGDIWIPTLNGLRVVLEELVPGKVDTFNNVVTEEQLLALQDSNDENDNDDDGIRLINSGLRIKRVNGVVIEEGMILWTLPFEQPEESNEEGMIGITEDARVVIQGKVVENLFVWYG; this is translated from the coding sequence ATGTTGTTTGGGGTATTTCATAATTACATATTCTTGGTAATAATACTAAGTCTCAAAGTAATCCTAATCCATGCATATTCTCCATATAATTCATCTTTCACACCAGATCATATACGatatttacaaaatgaAACACAAGCTTTGTTTGATCATGCATGGCAATCATATATGAAACATGCTTTCccatttgatgaaataaCTCCCATTAGTTGTGAACCATTGGGACctgattttgataattatgaAAATACCGTAAGAAATGATGCTAGAGGAAATATATCACTGATGGTATTAGATAATATAGATacattaattatatttgaaCGTTGGGATGAATTAGAATATATTTTACAATATCTACTGGATAATAAACaagattttttcaatcaagaTACTATTGTACAAGTTTTTGAAACTTGTATTCGTCATTTAGGTGGATTATTATCAGgtcatttattattaactgATATTACTAATAAACCCATCACTTTATCAAACAAATATCAACCATTGCATAAAATATCGGAAAAATATAATGGATTTTTATTAGAAATGGCTCATGATTTAGGTTTAAGATTGATTCCTTCTTATCAAAcatcaataacaaatatTCCATTACCAAGAATTAATTTAGCTTAtggtttgaaaaaagtTCCCCCCAAATTACAACGTGATGCATGTACGTCGGGAGTAATGACTCCAGTTTTAGAATTCACTTTATTATCAAGACTTACTGGTGATCgacaatttgaatattattcTCAATTATCATTTTGGAAACTTTGGTCACTGAAACTGgcattgaatttattaccGATGACAATTGACCCTATTGCTAATCAATGGAAAGATAGTATTACAGGGGTAGGAGCTAgtattgattcattttatGAATATGCTGCCAAACTGGcgattttatttaatgatgattataTGTGGACAGTTTTCAAAAGTTCATATCGGGCATTATTAACTCATCTGGCTCAAGGAGGTAAAGGGACCATGATTTTCCCAAATGTGGGGATCTATGATGGGGTTGTTTTCAGTCCGTGGATTGATCTGTTGGGAGCATTTTGGTCAGGATTACAAGTTTTAACTGGACAATTACAAGATGCTATCAAGACTCATGTagtttatttgaaaatatggGATTTTTTCGATCTGATTCCTGAAAGATGGATTTATAATCATGaacattatcaaaaaaataaagctAAACGTCATAAGAAACGATTTAAAGCAGAAGATTCCATTGATTTAGAATGGTATCCATTAAGACcagaatttattgaatctacttattatttatatcgTGCCACTAAAGATCCAATGTATTTACAAATTGGTGAAAGagtattaaatttattacgTGATAGATATCAAGCACCATGTGGATTAAGTGGATTACAAGATGTTAGAACTGCTGAAAGACAAGATCGAATGGAatcatttgttgttggtgaaactttaaaatatttatatttattatttgatactAAAGATGAAATTTTCTTGCATAATACCACAATAAtgcaaaataaaaattggatATTTTCTACTGAAGCTCATCCTTTATGgttgaataaaaaaattgaccTTATTGGTGATTCTTTAACCCaatcatcaaatgaaaTCTCGTCAAAATTGGGCGGGAAACCTTTTCATAAAAATAGTTTAAAATCTGAAAAGGAATTACTCAAAGTGCCAAACTCAGCATTTATAAGAAATATTACATTACCTCAACCAGAATtagttgatattgaagGTATTACAGAAGATGTATCACATATTGCCAAAAAACTGCCTTTTGCAGGTCGATTTGATACATGTCAATTAAATCCATGGCATAAATCACCTGATTCATTTCTTGAATCAAGTTATTATAAATGGCCTTATTTGTTTAATGCTGATTATGCATTTgaaaattctttaaaaaaaccACGATATTTGAGTCAAACAAATTTAGATGGTAGTTATATCGAATTGACAAAAGAATTTTACAATAAATTTACCATGTTTACTAGTGCTgccaatttgatttgtccTCGTACTTCCACTACTACTGTTTATGAAGTGTTTTGGGGAGATATCAAACAATGTGAATATACTGAAGTTTCAGAAATTTATCACACCAGGTTCTCCAATGAGTCTTTAATGGCACCGGGTGATATTTGGATACCGACTTTGAATGGGTTACGCGTTGTATTGGAAGAATTGGTACCTGGTAAAGTAGATACATTCAATAATGTTGTTACTGAAGAACAACTTCTTGCATTACAAGATAgcaatgatgaaaatgacaACGATGATGACGGGATCAGATTAATCAATTCTGGTTTAAGAATTAAACGAGTCAATGGTGTTGTCATCGAGGAAGGTATGATTTTATGGACGCTACCATTTGAGCAACCGGAGGAATCGAATGAAGAAGGGATGATAGGAATAACAGAAGATGCCAGAGTTGTTATTCAGGGTAAAGTAGTTGAgaatttatttgtttggtATGGATAG
- a CDS encoding small nuclear ribonucleoprotein G (snRNP-G), putative (spliced gene;~Similar to S. cerevisiae SMX2) encodes MVSEPELKSYMDKKLSIQLNGSRKIIGILRGYDIFLNITLTDALEVDSKGEKMNIGATVIRGNSIVSIEALESI; translated from the exons ATGGTATCGGAACCAGAATTGAAAAGT TATATGGATAAAAAGTTATCAATACAGCTAAATGGATCAAGGAAAATTATAGGTATATTAAGAGGATATGAcatatttttaaatatcACATTAACAGATGCATTGGAGGTTGATTCTAAAGGTGAAAAAATGAACATTGGAGCAACG GTCATTAGGGGTAACTCAATTGTTTCTATCGAG gcTTTGGAAAgtatataa
- a CDS encoding conserved hypothetical protein (In C. albicans: protein likely to be essential for growth, based on an insertional mutagenesis strategy), giving the protein MNQKKHEGVFIFSFGVCFDFVNLSSSKTMSSSPGNSNSEFETLSDVLQTSSPSNQTSRQVQAAGTAAALNLAEAKIVTHEDNLIQLQSLKIQLSEKRDELIKSRTSSNNELNDLRVRHHQLTQELSKTRKETNINNLLDSNTKQYIKNLEVKNLQNDDYILNNLNVLPSTDWDLRLSYIKRFVPYLEVDKIKTFNECDTEGGNTMLRIIEFQLILPLIFQTNFKLSVDCENDSLKGIEIDDLFKISMLSNSFYQVVIKNYIPNKKISTLMFGLNSFSKLLHKRMSIINKLVKHFQNNLYNSEKYQDLLDTSDNKKLFAILQTLDQIELIFQKNDRQFKIILNWEIVLGDPLTGTCNSRIKLYLIDILDNTTKNLSQVFQNLLLQHDIVTSLTTIIKTIF; this is encoded by the coding sequence atgaaccaaaaaaaacatgaaggtgttttcattttttcttttggcgtttgttttgattttgtaaaCCTTTCTTCAAGCAAAACCATGTCAAGTTCACCAGGTAATTCCAATTCTGAATTTGAAACACTTTCGGATGTGTTACAGACATCATCCCCAAGTAATCAAACATCAAGACAAGTGCAAGCTGCAGGAACAGCGGCGGCATTGAATTTAGCTGAAGCCAAAATTGTCACTCATGAAGATAACTTGATACAATTGCAATCACTCAAAATACAACTTTCTGAAAAACGAGACgaattgattaaatctCGGACACTGTccaataatgaattgaatgatttacGTGTGAGACATCATCAACTAACTCAAGAATTATCCAAGACgagaaaagaaaccaaCATCAATAATCTCCTCGATTCAAATACCAAGCAATACATTAAGAACTTGGAAGTTAAAAACCTACAAAATGACGATTATATCTTGAATAATCTAAATGTGCTACCTTCAACGGATTGGGACTTACGATTGTCATATATCAAAAGGTTTGTGCCTTATTTGGaagttgataaaattaaaactttCAATGAATGTGATACTGAAGGTGGCAACACCATGTTAAGGATTATTGAGTTCCAACTAATTCTACCATTAATATTTCAAACTAATTTCAAGTTATCAGTTGATTGTGAAAATGATAGCTTAAAGGGTATTGAAATCGATGActtatttaaaatatcaatgttatcaaattcattttatCAAGTggttattaaaaattatataCCCAATAAGAAAATCAGTACGTTAATGTTTGGATTAAATTCCTTTTCTAAACTTTTACATAAACGCATgtcaataatcaataaactTGTTAAGCATTTccaaaacaatttataCAATCTGGAAAAATATCAAGACTTATTGGATACTTcagataataaaaaattatttgcaATATTACAGACGCTTGATCAAATTGAGCTAATATTTCAGAAAAATGATAGacaattcaaaattatctTAAATTGGGAGATTGTACTTGGTGATCCACTCACTGGCACATGTAATTCTCGAATCAAATTATACTTAATTGACATTCTTGATAATACTACCAAAAATCTCAGTCAagtatttcaaaatctaCTACTACAACATGACATTGTCACATcattaacaacaatcatTAAGActatattttga
- a CDS encoding INO eighty subunit, putative (Similar to S. cerevisiae IES1), whose amino-acid sequence MSYDPIHDTYTASTSSQQQQQQQQQQQQQQQQSSPPLLSTHIHATGSSPPSISQLISPNMQPSHTDLNQPQHQLAEQEQTIPSLMLPQPDEHKPTVHTSGGGGGGGALSISNLVSSSTNEVPSSAGIPPITSTHTSSHKMNSISSLINSPPEQNDDTGDDDYDETDVNSSVVGDDEEYVATPPPSTKHSKSHKSSSSKKKKKNNIANAKLSLKRADGEAFWRKDIQYDFLKELFDDETACFTNTFPESNIVNCNNNPKITFGELYIRTLAESNKSSRVLKEKLIRDNELGKAVAKVCILVNVGRMNTTINFVPEMKSTLRTYHSIPSLQTCREGGTVKQLQDTPRLKSILKAVCEGEENNLNFLDDMMKNPPNEKPNTNVIQLLFLLSNAVHGVPFLTDQKNSHLLDFFINTKIHPANRAKRLLWLLYTFLETDFSESALHGNPFGADTIPPIQWLDESEIKKFDIDPDYERYYADEMFKARMQYLANPDDEQYKEHSRRSHGYGHLKKRDAEDHDASEGEEFDDKKKKPVVPLKKKLKRNNPGTPSPLSKNVITFHDKRNRNIKSGDILNFDLEDGIHFPVKGLKELTARYQSPKFMNHSPDELESVKHRREIVELSKPMVQEVRTSSKASTASFNKKITILGNWLYRYFKYKKSIGNRLVGIEWEDIRYDLVHGVESYLYENFGKSLILDKMLSTHYTGVEGKDGSDKNGVVANGGNTTGRFEEEENEVYFDYVPSRDYDKANEKQSFILHLTSFVNDWFILRLKKNASLTQASKISIDLDNETVHMS is encoded by the coding sequence ATGAGTTATGATCCTATACATGATACATACACTGCGTCCACTTCTAgtcagcagcagcaacaacaacaacaacaacaacaacaacaacaacaacaatcgTCACCACCTTTATTATCAACCCACATACATGCAACAGGATCTTCTCCACCATCGATAAGTCAATTAATAAGCCCAAACATGCAACCATCACACACTGATTTAAATCAACCTCAACATCAATTAGctgaacaagaacaaacTATTCCTTCTTTGATGTTACCACAACCTGATGAACACAAGCCAACTGTTCATACACtgggtggtggtggtggtggtggagcACTATCGATTTCTAACCTTGTTTCATCTTCTACTAATGAAGTTCCTTCACTGGCAGGGATACCGCCAATTACATCGACTCATACTTCACTGCACAAAATGAATTCTATTTCCAGTTTAATAAACTCGCCACCAGAGCAAAATGATGATACAGGAGACGACGATTATGATGAAACAGACGTCAATTCATCAGTTGTAggagatgatgaagaatatgTGGCcacaccaccaccatcaacaAAACATTCCAAATCACATAAATCTTCCCTGagtaaaaagaaaaagaaaaataatatcgCCAATGCTAAATTGTCTTTGAAAAGAGCTGACGGTGAAGCTTTTTGGCGTAAAGATATACAAtatgattttttgaaagaattatttgatgatgaaactGCTTGCTTTACCAATACTTTCCCTGAATCAAACATTGTAAATTGCAACAATAATCCGAAAATTACATTTGGTGAATTGTACATACGTACTTTAGcagaatcaaataaatcGTCCCGAgtattgaaagaaaaactaATTAGAGATAATGAATTGGGCAAGGCAGTGGCGAAAGTTTGTATTTTAGTCAATGTTGGAAGAATGAATACAACAATTAACTTTGTCCCGGAAATGAAATCAACATTAAGAACATATCATTCTATTCCTTCATTACAAACTTGTCGTGAAGGTGGTACTGTTAAGCAATTGCAAGATACTCCACGATTAAAATCCATTTTGAAAGCAGTATGTGAAGGTGAAGagaataatttgaattttcttGATGATATGATGAAAAATCCCCCAAACGAAAAACCTAATACCAATGTTATacaattattgtttttattaaGTAATGCTGTTCATGGAGTACCATTTTTAACtgatcaaaaaaatagtcATTTATTGGATTTCTTTATCAACACTAAGATTCATCCCGCAAATCGAGCTAAACGGTTGCTTTGGTTGTTATATACCTTTTTAGAAACAGATTTTTCTGAAAGTGCTTTGCATGGCAATCCATTTGGTGCTGATACCATTCCACCAATTCAATGGTTAGATGAAtcagaaattaaaaaatttgatattgatccTGATTATGAAAGATATTATGCTGATGAAATGTTTAAAGCCAGAATGCAATATTTGGCAAATCCTGATGATGAACAGTATAAGGAGCATTCTAGAAGGTCACATGGCTATGGTcatttaaagaaaagagaTGCTGAAGATCATGACGCAAGCGAAggagaagaatttgatgataaaaagaaaaaacctGTTGTTccattgaagaagaaattgaaacgCAACAATCCTGGCACACCATCCCCATTATCGAAGAATGTTATAACGTTTCATGACAAACGAAATCGTAATATTAAAAGTGGagatattttgaattttgatttggaagATGGTATTCATTTCCCGGTAAAAGgattgaaagaattaacAGCAAGATATCAATCACCCAAATTTATGAATCATTCACCCGATGAACTTGAATCAGTTAAACATCGTCGTGAAATCGTCGAGTTATCTAAACCAATGGTTCAAGAAGTCCGGACTTCTTCAAAAGCCAGTACTGCTTCattcaacaagaaaatcacCATATTGGGTAATTGGTTATATCGATATTTCAAATACAAGAAATCTATTGGGAATCGATTAGTTGGTATTGAATGGGAGGATATTAGATATGATTTGGTTCATGGTGTTGAGAGTTATTTATATGAAAACTTTGGgaaatcattgattttgGATAAAATGTTGTCTACACATTATACTGGAGTTGAAGGAAAGGATGGTTCAGATAAGAATGGGGTGGTTGCTAATGGAGGAAATACTACGGGTAGAtttgaagaagaggaaaaTGAGGTTTATTTCGATTATGTACCACTGAGAGATTATGACAAGGCCAATGAAAAACAGAGCTTTATTCTACATTTAACTAGTTTTGTCAATGACTGGTTCATATTaagattgaaaaagaatgcTTCTTTAACTCAAGCAAGCAAAATACTGATTGATCTTGATAATGAGACTGTTCATAtgtcataa